DNA sequence from the Paenibacillus azoreducens genome:
AAATCCCTTAATCCTTCTCTTAATTCATTAATTCCTTCAATTACCTTCTTCATATTCTCTTCATCGTTCAATTGATTTCTAGCATGTAATAATACGGGTCTTAATGATTCGACGGATTTTCCAAATTGTCCCATCCACTCATATCTCGGAACCATCCATAAATGAAAATGATGTGTTGTATCCTCGTTATAAAAATAATAAACCATATCAATTCCAAGCCTTGTTCTTTGTTCACTTCTAACCTTATGTATTAATGAAATGTATTCAATCTGTTCTTCATCCGAGAGCTCATCCATACAGTGAAAATGCCGTTTAGAGGCTAAAATTACTAATCCCCTAATTGGATATGCAACGTCTTGATGAATATGAAAATGATTAGATTCATAAATAACTCCACCAGTTGGTGTAATTAATCCGCTGGTTAAAGCGCAGCTAAGACAATCTACTTCAACAGTTCTTCCATCAGCCAAAGTAATCTGCCGTGGCATTTAGCACCTCTCCTGTACTCGTTTTTAGATCTTGCTTAGTAAATTTCATCTATCGTTGGTGTATCTAAACATTTCCCTTGTATCTGAGCGCCAATGGGTTCTACTACTCCTCTGCTAATCACTCCTCCAAACCAAAGACATTTTGCAGCCTAGGTGTTTTTTTCAGTGTCCACTAAATGGGGTCTTGACCAATGTGGGGTTGGAGGTTTTACACTTCCCACTTTGCCGCCTTGTTTGGAAAGAACGGGATCTAGGTATATAATGAGATACGTATTCCACGATTCTGAAACAAAAGGAAAACCCAGACCATGAATGCCAAACATACTAATACCAACCGTTTTCGATTCATGTCTTTTCAAATGATGAGAGAAATTATACGCGTGTGGAAGTATGCGTACCGTCCTTTTCTTCTATTTGAATTGGTATACAAACTACTGACGATTGGTGTATTTATCCCGCTGTTATCCATACTTTTCAACAAAATACTGGCTGCTGGGGGCTTCGATGCAGCCGCCAATCACGACCTTCTGCGCTTCGTGTTCAGCAGATACGGCCTACTTAGTGTGCTGTTAATGGCCCCAATCGCCATGATGCTCATTTACACAGAGTTCGCGGTTCTCTTCTATATTGCTTACTACGGGATTCAAGAGAAGCGCGCACGAATCCGCCCTGTATTGTTCAAGGCAATCTCTCGCTTGCCAGGCTTATGGCGCATCGGGGTATTCGGACTTGCTCTCTACTTGTTGCTGCTGTTCCCACTGCTTGATGTCAACATTGGCGGATCGCTGTTACCTAATTTGACGATCCCGAACTTTGTTACGGGCGAGTTGATGAAGACAATCTCTGGAACTATCGTTCTTGTCATCGTCGGATTAGTCGTCCTGGCATTGAACTTCATCTGTATCTATGCACTGCCGATTATGATTTTGGAAGGCAAGTATCAATTCTGGAACGCCGTTCGCGAGAGCAGACGATTGTTCTGGCGCAGCAAGTGGTCATTAGTTAGAGCCGGGCTTGAATGGGCAGTACTCTTCCTGTTTCTGTTCATTCTACTTATCTGTTTGATC
Encoded proteins:
- a CDS encoding HIT family protein, coding for MPRQITLADGRTVEVDCLSCALTSGLITPTGGVIYESNHFHIHQDVAYPIRGLVILASKRHFHCMDELSDEEQIEYISLIHKVRSEQRTRLGIDMVYYFYNEDTTHHFHLWMVPRYEWMGQFGKSVESLRPVLLHARNQLNDEENMKKVIEGINELREGLRDFVSRTE